From a region of the Paenibacillus sp. FSL R10-2734 genome:
- a CDS encoding transglutaminase-like domain-containing protein — translation MKKVYFLIVALFVLITAVPVNTAQAASVDSNWLNTSKLDQGVIGINYDIPKDKRIKLMITKDNSSYTYNLYASGQAEDFPLQQGNGTYKVSVLENTTGNKYKALYSEVVDLTMNDSNSVYLGSVQNVKWSSSDKAIVKAKELTKGKTTDEEKVKAIYNYVIANVQYDYSLANNVTTDYIPSINNTLNTKKGICYDYASLFAAMLRSVDVPAKLVMGNTSYVTQYHAWNEVLMDGKWVTIDTTVDASAAKGKKNADFIKASSKYTAAKYY, via the coding sequence GTGAAAAAGGTTTATTTTTTGATTGTGGCGTTGTTCGTACTGATTACTGCGGTTCCAGTAAACACAGCTCAAGCCGCAAGTGTAGATTCGAACTGGTTGAATACGTCGAAATTGGATCAAGGCGTAATCGGGATTAACTACGATATTCCAAAAGACAAAAGAATTAAGCTTATGATCACAAAAGATAACAGTAGCTATACATATAATTTATACGCTTCTGGACAAGCTGAGGACTTCCCTTTGCAACAAGGAAATGGGACTTATAAAGTCTCTGTTCTTGAGAACACAACGGGTAACAAATACAAAGCTCTTTATTCCGAGGTAGTAGATTTAACCATGAATGACTCAAATTCCGTATATTTGGGCTCCGTACAGAATGTGAAATGGAGTTCTTCTGATAAAGCGATCGTTAAGGCAAAAGAGCTTACAAAAGGCAAAACAACAGATGAAGAGAAGGTTAAGGCAATCTATAACTATGTGATTGCTAATGTACAATATGATTATTCTCTTGCTAATAACGTAACGACCGATTATATTCCAAGCATTAACAACACTTTGAATACTAAAAAAGGAATCTGCTATGATTATGCTTCTCTTTTTGCCGCAATGCTTCGTAGTGTAGATGTTCCTGCTAAGTTGGTGATGGGGAATACTAGCTACGTTACGCAATACCATGCATGGAATGAAGTATTGATGGATGGCAAATGGGTTACTATTGATACCACGGTAGATGCATCAGCAGCGAAAGGTAAGAAGAATGCGGATTTTATCAAGGCTTCAAGTAAGTATACTGCAGCTAAATACTATTAA
- a CDS encoding class D sortase — protein MRKFSYVLILAGILIMLYPKANEWYSDWQQEKLLESAELSTSDSTPPPDLKSKYAEVTQLLAEESVLDAQAQPQETEKPEPEIKVGGKVMALIEIDKIDLKLPVLEGATKANLKHAAAHMKETTPLGEIGNAAIAAHRARTTGRLFNRLNEVVIGDVITVKTSDQVLNYEVYDISVVDPSDVSVLDGNNKDKILTLITCDPLVDPTHRLIVHAKLPK, from the coding sequence ATGCGTAAATTCTCGTATGTTCTCATACTGGCCGGGATCCTCATCATGCTGTATCCAAAAGCTAACGAATGGTACAGCGACTGGCAGCAGGAGAAGCTGTTAGAATCGGCTGAACTGAGCACCAGCGATAGTACTCCACCGCCTGATCTGAAGAGCAAATATGCCGAAGTTACTCAGTTATTAGCAGAGGAATCGGTTCTGGACGCACAAGCGCAGCCTCAAGAAACGGAAAAGCCAGAACCAGAAATCAAAGTTGGTGGCAAGGTAATGGCCTTAATTGAAATAGATAAGATTGATTTGAAGCTACCTGTATTAGAAGGGGCTACTAAAGCCAATTTGAAGCATGCAGCGGCCCATATGAAAGAGACGACTCCACTTGGAGAAATAGGAAATGCAGCAATTGCTGCTCACAGAGCTAGAACTACGGGCAGATTGTTTAACAGATTGAATGAGGTTGTTATTGGAGATGTTATCACGGTAAAGACTAGCGATCAGGTATTGAATTACGAGGTTTATGATATTTCTGTTGTAGATCCAAGCGATGTATCTGTTCTTGATGGGAATAACAAGGATAAGATTCTTACCCTAATTACGTGTGACCCACTAGTAGATCCTACACATCGTTTAATTGTTCACGCCAAGCTTCCCAAATAG
- a CDS encoding GtrA family protein — translation MSDKNLRSAFIQFLKFNAVGLVNTLIDFVIFTLLNSIGMVYGLAQVISYSAGTANSFILNKKVTFRDRNRGNKEGFDKVQLLKFIVLNLVVLGISLLLMHLLTDKLGMQVLISKVLVTFVTVIINFFGSRKWVF, via the coding sequence ATGTCAGATAAGAATTTGCGGTCAGCTTTCATCCAATTCCTTAAATTTAATGCTGTAGGTTTGGTAAATACCCTCATTGATTTCGTGATCTTCACTTTACTGAACTCTATTGGGATGGTATATGGTTTAGCGCAGGTGATATCTTATAGTGCAGGAACAGCGAACAGCTTTATTTTGAATAAAAAAGTGACCTTTCGAGATCGTAATCGTGGCAACAAAGAGGGTTTTGATAAGGTACAGTTGTTAAAGTTTATCGTGCTGAATCTTGTAGTATTAGGAATATCGCTGCTGCTAATGCATCTGTTGACAGACAAGCTAGGCATGCAAGTGTTGATCTCCAAGGTTTTGGTTACTTTTGTCACGGTGATTATCAACTTTTTTGGAAGTCGTAAGTGGGTATTCTGA
- a CDS encoding glycosyltransferase family 2 protein, translating into MKARYSVIVPMFNEELVISVTYERLKKVMDECGDTYELVFVNDGSRDRSAQIIREISDRDECVKLIDFSRNFGHQVAITAGMDYAEGQAIVVIDADLQDPPEVILQLIEKWKEGYDVVYAKRLKRRGETIFKKVTAKLFYRLLSSMTSVDIPTDTGDFRLIDRKVCDVLRGLKEKNRYVRGLVSWVGFKQTMVEYEREERFAGETKYPLKKMIRFALDGITSFSYKPLKIATYVGFFLSFSSFLYLFFVLFQRIFFTSWTVPGWASIVGVNLLFNGIVLMLLGVIGEYIGRIYDESKDRPLYIVSETKGYHNDEQVDRRKDYNNVR; encoded by the coding sequence GTGAAAGCCAGATATAGTGTAATTGTACCTATGTTCAATGAGGAGCTAGTAATTAGCGTTACTTATGAACGTTTGAAAAAAGTAATGGACGAATGCGGCGATACTTATGAGCTAGTCTTCGTCAATGACGGGAGTCGTGATCGTTCGGCCCAGATAATTCGGGAGATCAGTGATCGAGATGAATGCGTCAAACTGATTGACTTCTCGCGTAATTTCGGACATCAGGTAGCGATTACAGCTGGCATGGACTATGCGGAAGGTCAAGCGATCGTTGTAATTGACGCTGACCTTCAAGATCCACCGGAGGTCATTCTGCAATTGATCGAGAAGTGGAAAGAGGGCTATGATGTTGTGTATGCGAAGCGGCTGAAGCGCCGTGGAGAAACGATATTCAAAAAGGTAACGGCAAAGCTCTTTTATCGACTGCTCAGCAGTATGACAAGTGTAGACATTCCTACGGATACGGGCGATTTCCGTCTTATTGATCGTAAGGTATGTGATGTCTTGCGGGGGCTGAAGGAAAAGAATCGGTATGTCAGAGGTTTGGTAAGCTGGGTTGGCTTCAAGCAGACGATGGTGGAATATGAGCGGGAAGAACGTTTTGCAGGAGAAACTAAGTATCCCCTCAAGAAAATGATCCGTTTCGCGCTGGATGGCATTACTTCCTTTTCGTATAAGCCGCTTAAGATTGCTACTTATGTTGGATTTTTTCTATCCTTCTCTAGCTTTCTCTATTTATTCTTCGTATTATTTCAGAGAATCTTCTTCACCTCATGGACGGTTCCAGGCTGGGCTTCCATTGTAGGCGTCAATCTGCTCTTTAACGGTATCGTTCTGATGCTGCTAGGTGTAATCGGAGAGTACATTGGACGGATTTATGATGAGTCTAAGGATAGACCGTTATATATTGTAAGTGAGACTAAAGGATATCATAACGATGAACAAGTGGATCGCCGGAAGGATTACAACAATGTCAGATAA
- a CDS encoding phospholipid carrier-dependent glycosyltransferase, whose translation MKFKRIDWICILVITAVYAAVALYNLGSTKSPETLWEPAASGESFYVDLGQSKQLERVNVFGGVGTGKFKLEFSESPDVWSSPLDVSEDVGNVFIWKSQPLNVAARYVKLTVTSPGFTLNEMAFYEQGGERVPLPIAGVTPDNAVAKRGVPANLFDEQSLIPEYSNFMNSTYFDEIYHARTAYEYTHGIVPYENTHPPLGKLLIAVGMELFGVNPFGWRIIGTLFGIAMLPLIYVMALRLFKKSKYAALAAGLFALDFMHFTQTRISTIDVYGVFFIMLMFYFMQRYYTMNFFRQPLRKTLIPLFWSGLFFGIGVASKWIVLYGGAGLAIMLAISLFERYREYRASGRLLAEGKIKDKELLGTSREVVNSFWKNTIITLASCVAFFVIIPVIIYSLSFVPGLSASAEGFTIKGLIDSQKNMYNYHSQLVATHPFASSWWQWPFMKRPVWFFSGSEGLPEGQVSSIVTMGNPLIWWTGIFAMLATLWLTLKRKDKNLYMIWIAFFSQYIPWMLVPRETFIYHYFAMVPFMILGIVYIMKLLDSKYPGARYVRYTYVIVALLLFVAFYPVLSGMQVSGDYVKNMLRWFPSWVF comes from the coding sequence ATGAAGTTTAAGCGTATAGATTGGATATGTATACTTGTCATTACTGCCGTTTACGCGGCGGTTGCTTTATATAATCTAGGTTCTACAAAATCTCCAGAAACATTGTGGGAGCCTGCCGCCAGCGGTGAGAGCTTCTATGTAGATCTAGGGCAGAGTAAACAATTAGAGCGAGTCAATGTTTTTGGTGGCGTGGGCACAGGAAAGTTTAAACTCGAATTCAGCGAATCTCCTGATGTCTGGAGTAGTCCGTTAGATGTAAGTGAGGATGTTGGGAATGTCTTCATCTGGAAAAGCCAGCCTCTGAACGTTGCAGCGAGATACGTAAAGCTTACAGTTACATCTCCGGGATTTACTTTGAATGAAATGGCCTTTTATGAGCAGGGGGGAGAAAGAGTACCACTTCCCATTGCAGGTGTAACACCGGATAATGCAGTCGCTAAAAGAGGAGTGCCTGCCAATCTTTTTGATGAGCAATCACTCATTCCGGAATATTCTAACTTTATGAACAGCACTTATTTTGACGAGATCTATCATGCACGAACGGCTTATGAATATACGCACGGGATTGTGCCTTATGAGAACACGCATCCACCACTAGGCAAGCTGTTGATCGCAGTAGGGATGGAGCTGTTCGGAGTCAATCCATTCGGCTGGCGTATTATCGGAACGTTGTTCGGGATTGCCATGTTGCCTCTCATTTATGTGATGGCACTGCGTTTGTTTAAAAAGAGCAAATACGCTGCGCTTGCGGCAGGATTGTTCGCACTGGATTTCATGCATTTCACACAAACAAGAATCTCTACGATCGATGTATATGGAGTATTCTTCATCATGCTGATGTTTTATTTCATGCAGCGTTATTACACAATGAATTTCTTCAGGCAGCCCTTAAGAAAAACCTTAATTCCGTTATTCTGGTCCGGCCTATTCTTCGGAATTGGTGTAGCCTCTAAGTGGATTGTATTGTACGGAGGAGCTGGACTAGCCATTATGCTAGCGATCTCACTCTTTGAACGCTACAGAGAATACCGAGCATCCGGACGGCTCCTTGCAGAAGGAAAGATTAAAGATAAGGAACTGCTAGGCACTAGTCGCGAAGTGGTAAATTCCTTTTGGAAGAATACCATTATTACTTTAGCTAGTTGTGTTGCTTTCTTCGTAATCATTCCAGTAATTATTTATAGTTTATCTTTTGTTCCAGGGTTATCTGCATCCGCAGAGGGCTTTACCATAAAAGGCTTGATTGATTCCCAAAAGAACATGTACAACTACCACAGTCAACTCGTGGCTACACATCCTTTTGCGTCCTCATGGTGGCAATGGCCGTTTATGAAGAGACCGGTCTGGTTCTTTAGTGGCAGTGAAGGATTGCCGGAGGGTCAGGTCAGCAGTATAGTGACTATGGGGAATCCGCTTATCTGGTGGACGGGCATTTTTGCAATGCTAGCTACGCTTTGGCTTACGCTGAAACGCAAAGATAAGAACCTGTATATGATCTGGATCGCCTTTTTCTCACAATATATTCCGTGGATGCTTGTCCCGAGAGAAACCTTCATCTACCATTATTTTGCTATGGTGCCTTTTATGATTCTTGGTATTGTATATATAATGAAGTTGTTAGATAGTAAATATCCTGGAGCACGTTACGTGCGTTATACTTATGTAATTGTTGCGTTGCTGCTCTTTGTAGCATTCTATCCGGTACTATCAGGAATGCAGGTTAGTGGTGATTATGTGAAGAACATGCTACGTTGGTTCCCTTCTTGGGTGTTCTAA
- a CDS encoding glycosyltransferase 87 family protein has translation MNIGRGEVGTMIKSTRTAAMTVLMLLLFLLPVTSIYADGNLLQNPGFEEGGDDAPSNWTKDMWISGDNSGILSIQSDEVHSGSKAAVIENIEPNHLKWVQTIKATPDSYYKISGWIKVVSTAGEGMGANILSVGVGGGYPSVTDTAGEWQYLEYIGQTGPKQKEFGIGASLGGYSSLIQGKAYFDDLSVEKLDAAPEGANIISLDSAAVSQGAGDKKTDAPHKVSPTKMLLISALFSIFFAVLYTKAFRSEKLMKQPESVYTKWLSIAIGLAFILRVWIGLTAQGYQNDMNTFIAWGQRMVDLGPSKFYEEGYFADYPPGYLYILYMLSFIRGVFGFAHDSGGENLLFKLPAIISDLVLGYFIYQMSRKKLGTGIAFGLMLLFLFNPAVLINSAAWGQADSFFLIFLLLSIHGAANKKFVQSAILFALATLIKPQALIFTPVLMFAFYHHRAWKQLGFGALYGLGVFGLLAAPFFWNNGGLVGLINLYKSTLSSYPYSSVNAFNLYALTAPMWSSLDLTWLGITYRVWGFIFILVAVAVAAFYSFKKDRLDLSKSYFIGMALIVVVFVLGTKMHERYMFPAVILCMFTYIESKDRRFLSLFLGFSLTQYINVAYTLTHLNAGINPGSDGIVLLTAIANLALLLYMLYIGYDVYVRKGIRPLPAPPTPEEKYEEDLKVVEQIRPHQRGGRLSDEV, from the coding sequence ATGAATATAGGACGAGGTGAGGTTGGAACGATGATCAAGAGTACACGTACGGCCGCAATGACTGTATTGATGCTGTTATTGTTTTTGCTTCCTGTAACAAGCATTTATGCAGATGGGAATCTATTGCAGAATCCTGGCTTTGAGGAGGGGGGAGATGACGCTCCTTCTAACTGGACTAAGGATATGTGGATTTCAGGAGACAACTCTGGCATACTTTCAATCCAATCGGACGAGGTTCATTCCGGTAGTAAAGCGGCAGTCATTGAGAATATCGAGCCCAATCATTTGAAATGGGTACAGACGATTAAGGCAACGCCGGATAGTTATTATAAAATCTCTGGATGGATCAAAGTAGTAAGTACCGCAGGCGAGGGAATGGGCGCCAATATACTTTCCGTTGGAGTAGGCGGGGGATATCCCAGCGTAACGGATACGGCAGGAGAATGGCAGTATCTTGAATACATCGGTCAGACAGGGCCTAAGCAGAAAGAATTCGGCATAGGTGCAAGTCTGGGGGGCTACTCTAGCTTGATTCAAGGTAAGGCTTATTTCGATGATTTATCTGTAGAAAAATTAGATGCCGCTCCCGAAGGGGCCAACATCATTTCGCTGGATAGTGCAGCAGTTAGTCAGGGTGCTGGTGACAAAAAAACGGACGCTCCTCATAAAGTATCACCAACCAAGATGCTGCTGATCTCAGCGCTCTTCAGTATATTTTTTGCAGTACTTTATACAAAGGCATTCCGCAGTGAGAAGCTTATGAAGCAACCTGAGAGTGTCTACACTAAATGGCTCAGTATTGCAATTGGTCTTGCTTTTATCCTAAGGGTATGGATTGGCCTTACCGCTCAAGGCTATCAGAACGACATGAACACCTTCATAGCTTGGGGCCAGCGTATGGTTGATTTAGGTCCAAGCAAGTTTTATGAAGAAGGATATTTTGCCGATTATCCTCCTGGTTATTTGTACATATTGTACATGCTTAGTTTTATTCGCGGCGTATTTGGCTTTGCGCATGATTCGGGCGGAGAGAATTTGCTGTTCAAACTACCAGCGATTATTTCTGATTTGGTGCTGGGATACTTCATATATCAAATGTCCCGCAAAAAACTCGGCACAGGAATAGCTTTTGGTTTAATGCTGTTGTTCCTGTTTAATCCGGCGGTTCTTATTAATTCAGCGGCGTGGGGACAAGCGGATTCGTTCTTCTTAATATTCCTGTTGCTCAGTATCCATGGAGCTGCGAACAAAAAGTTTGTTCAATCCGCGATTTTGTTTGCATTAGCAACATTAATTAAACCACAAGCGTTAATATTCACACCGGTATTGATGTTTGCTTTCTATCATCACCGTGCTTGGAAGCAGCTTGGATTTGGGGCCTTGTATGGATTAGGAGTATTCGGATTGCTCGCTGCACCATTTTTCTGGAACAACGGTGGTTTAGTTGGCCTTATTAATCTGTATAAGAGTACGCTATCTTCCTATCCATATTCTTCTGTGAATGCATTTAATCTATATGCACTGACTGCCCCCATGTGGTCATCCCTTGACCTAACCTGGCTGGGCATCACTTACCGTGTATGGGGCTTCATATTTATTTTAGTGGCAGTGGCCGTAGCGGCGTTTTATTCCTTTAAAAAGGATCGTTTGGACTTATCTAAATCCTACTTTATCGGTATGGCGCTCATCGTAGTGGTCTTTGTGCTTGGAACCAAAATGCATGAACGCTATATGTTCCCTGCTGTTATTCTCTGTATGTTCACTTATATAGAAAGTAAGGATCGGCGGTTTTTATCGCTATTCCTTGGATTCAGCTTAACGCAGTATATTAATGTGGCTTACACGTTGACTCATCTGAATGCAGGCATCAACCCAGGTTCCGATGGAATCGTATTGCTCACTGCTATAGCTAATCTTGCACTGCTGCTATATATGCTGTATATCGGTTACGATGTGTATGTTCGCAAGGGAATAAGACCTCTTCCAGCACCACCAACACCTGAAGAAAAATATGAAGAAGACCTAAAGGTCGTCGAGCAAATAAGACCGCACCAGAGAGGAGGGAGATTGAGCGATGAAGTTTAA
- a CDS encoding phospholipid carrier-dependent glycosyltransferase: MLASRLNGAYLCIKKNPWPLLLFLLGAVIRILYIGSIPPGLNQDEASIGYDAYSILHYGIDRNGVHLPIHLIAWGSGQNALYAYLSIPFIWLFGLTPMSVRAVSLIMGLLGMIVFNLVAKQLFTSRAASNAAMFFIAINPWHIMMSRWALESNLFPTLILLSVYCVLKTLKTPRWSYAFTILLALSLYAYGTAYFFVPVFALATAILLFYIRALKLRTILWNGILFIIIALPIFLFVMINRLKLQSIETPLFTIPRLTTPRMEQVSSVFSGELFHTAVGHFREFIKLMISGNDGLLWNSISPYGYAYPIALPFVLIGLVVMLRAIPKRDHEGRGQAIILLWLLISVLMACVTNVNINRINVIFYPIILLLVAGFMWVTQRIKGLGVVSIAGFSLCFVLFCNAYFNDFPDRVGPAFYNSIGEAIQYASEESEGKVYVTDKVNMPYIYALFYEKINPNDFLATVKYTNPGAAFQKVYTFGRYVFVLGSPTIAPGENAAYIYWNGDTIPTLSENYKIKRFANYTVVITGGDL; encoded by the coding sequence ATGTTGGCTAGTAGATTAAATGGAGCATATTTATGTATTAAAAAAAATCCATGGCCACTCTTGTTATTCTTGTTAGGAGCGGTAATTCGTATTCTTTATATAGGTTCAATACCTCCAGGCTTAAATCAGGATGAGGCTTCTATAGGTTATGACGCTTATTCAATTCTTCATTATGGGATAGATCGGAACGGTGTTCATCTTCCGATCCATTTGATTGCTTGGGGAAGTGGGCAAAATGCGTTGTACGCCTACTTATCCATACCCTTTATATGGTTGTTTGGATTAACACCGATGTCTGTGAGGGCTGTCAGCCTAATTATGGGACTGCTTGGCATGATTGTGTTCAACCTTGTGGCCAAACAGTTATTCACCTCTAGAGCAGCCAGTAATGCAGCGATGTTCTTTATCGCTATTAATCCATGGCATATTATGATGTCTAGATGGGCGCTAGAGTCCAATTTGTTTCCCACTTTGATCCTGCTCTCCGTTTATTGTGTATTAAAAACACTTAAAACCCCTAGGTGGTCCTATGCCTTTACAATTCTATTAGCTCTCTCGCTTTATGCTTATGGAACGGCATACTTTTTTGTTCCAGTGTTTGCTTTAGCTACTGCGATTCTTCTATTCTATATAAGAGCCTTGAAGCTTCGGACGATTCTATGGAACGGAATATTGTTTATAATTATAGCTCTGCCTATATTCCTATTTGTGATGATTAATCGCTTGAAGCTGCAGAGCATAGAAACTCCATTGTTCACGATCCCTAGATTGACTACACCGCGTATGGAGCAGGTCTCGTCCGTATTTAGCGGAGAATTATTTCATACCGCAGTAGGTCATTTTCGAGAATTCATTAAGCTTATGATTAGTGGGAATGATGGACTGCTATGGAATTCGATCTCACCTTACGGATATGCTTATCCCATTGCGCTTCCTTTTGTTCTTATTGGACTTGTTGTAATGCTAAGGGCAATACCCAAGCGTGACCATGAAGGACGGGGACAGGCTATCATTCTGCTCTGGTTATTGATTTCAGTGCTGATGGCTTGCGTGACGAATGTGAATATTAACCGCATTAACGTTATTTTTTACCCAATCATTTTACTGCTTGTTGCAGGATTTATGTGGGTAACGCAGAGAATTAAAGGGCTTGGGGTTGTTTCTATAGCAGGCTTCAGCTTGTGCTTCGTGTTATTTTGCAACGCCTATTTTAATGATTTTCCGGACAGGGTCGGACCTGCCTTCTATAATTCTATTGGCGAGGCTATACAGTATGCATCGGAAGAGAGTGAAGGAAAGGTTTATGTTACAGATAAGGTTAATATGCCCTATATTTATGCACTTTTTTATGAGAAAATCAATCCGAATGATTTCTTGGCAACGGTCAAGTATACTAATCCGGGAGCTGCCTTTCAGAAGGTATATACTTTTGGAAGATATGTGTTCGTGTTAGGGAGTCCAACGATAGCTCCAGGGGAGAATGCTGCATATATTTATTGGAACGGTGATACTATTCCTACTCTGAGTGAGAATTACAAGATTAAGAGATTTGCAAATTATACGGTAGTGATCACGGGCGGCGATTTATAA
- a CDS encoding NCS2 family permease, which translates to MNRFFKLKENGTTVRTEIMAGLTTFMAMAYILSVNPSTLTAFGRIDMGWYSVFLATALAAGIFTIAMGVFINFPVALAPGMGLNAYFASVILSSATSEHPFTWQMGLTAVFISGLIFILLTVTRVRQILLKAIPDSLKHAITVGIGMFITILGLKNSGLMTIGVEAGKDIPANTFTDVLSFETIIHMGSLENSSVQLVIIGLLLISILMVLNVKGAILFGILGTTVAAMLMGEVDFSSLSSPATPWVPDFTQLNFFEFDWNGILHTGIISAVATFTFVELFDTFGTLVGTAQRAGIMDNPEEGNRRVGNAMFVDAVAVAGGAALGTSTTTAFVESAAGVAEGGRTGLTAVTTGVCFLLALFLAPVVALIPGSATAAALIVVGVLMAQSIREIDFKDMVVAIPAFLTLVLMPFTYNIANGISFGIVTYVILASVANLAGKKKYDIHWMMWVLAILIVLRYAFLGSAG; encoded by the coding sequence TTGAATCGGTTTTTCAAGTTGAAAGAGAACGGCACTACAGTACGTACAGAGATCATGGCGGGCTTAACCACGTTCATGGCAATGGCTTACATCCTGTCGGTTAATCCGAGCACTTTGACAGCGTTTGGCCGCATTGATATGGGCTGGTACTCTGTATTTCTAGCGACTGCGCTGGCAGCAGGTATTTTCACCATCGCAATGGGTGTGTTCATAAACTTTCCAGTGGCATTGGCACCTGGTATGGGACTTAATGCATATTTTGCTTCCGTAATTTTATCCTCCGCTACATCAGAGCATCCATTCACTTGGCAAATGGGTCTGACAGCCGTATTTATTTCCGGTTTGATCTTTATCTTGCTAACTGTAACTCGAGTGCGACAGATCTTACTAAAAGCAATTCCTGACAGCTTGAAGCATGCGATTACAGTAGGTATCGGGATGTTCATTACGATCCTTGGTCTGAAGAACAGCGGACTCATGACGATTGGTGTTGAAGCTGGTAAAGATATTCCTGCTAACACATTCACGGATGTCCTTTCCTTTGAAACTATCATTCATATGGGTAGCCTAGAGAATTCCAGTGTACAATTGGTAATTATAGGACTTCTTCTAATCTCCATTCTGATGGTACTGAACGTTAAAGGTGCGATTTTGTTCGGTATTTTGGGAACAACTGTCGCTGCTATGTTGATGGGCGAAGTTGATTTTAGCTCACTATCCAGTCCGGCAACGCCTTGGGTTCCTGACTTCACACAATTAAACTTCTTCGAATTTGACTGGAATGGTATCCTGCACACAGGTATTATTTCAGCGGTGGCAACTTTCACATTTGTAGAGTTGTTTGATACATTTGGTACACTTGTAGGTACGGCTCAACGCGCAGGTATTATGGATAACCCTGAAGAAGGGAATAGACGTGTAGGTAATGCAATGTTTGTCGATGCAGTTGCTGTAGCAGGTGGTGCGGCACTAGGGACTTCGACAACTACTGCTTTTGTCGAAAGCGCGGCAGGTGTTGCTGAAGGTGGACGTACAGGTCTTACAGCTGTAACTACGGGCGTATGTTTCTTGCTTGCATTGTTCCTTGCTCCAGTAGTTGCGCTTATTCCTGGATCTGCTACAGCTGCGGCATTAATCGTCGTAGGTGTGCTGATGGCGCAATCGATCCGGGAAATTGATTTTAAAGATATGGTTGTTGCTATTCCAGCGTTCCTTACTCTTGTGCTTATGCCTTTCACTTATAATATTGCTAACGGGATCTCCTTCGGTATCGTAACTTATGTAATCCTTGCTTCTGTAGCTAACCTTGCGGGCAAGAAGAAATACGATATTCACTGGATGATGTGGGTACTTGCGATCCTGATTGTTCTCCGTTACGCATTTCTTGGTAGTGCGGGCTAA
- a CDS encoding CPBP family intramembrane glutamic endopeptidase, with protein sequence MKNSTFFRFERKNDDFPFYNELQSPLNLKNSLIILIAIAVGFALFIFGVGGPVQPFMNVIFPLAALIFVARSGWTSIFRKLVAKDIILIIGTYIVNLIVTFSVGILISKLFSVSSNPATEGFNGNFADAIPFFLQTIPMLFGEELITILPFLIVLTVGVKKLKMSRKSAIVLACVVSAILFGAYHLETYNWNIVQAILGIGIARIVLLYPYLKTKNIWTSFIVHVMNDWTLFALAFVSSMHH encoded by the coding sequence ATGAAGAATAGTACTTTTTTTAGATTCGAACGTAAAAACGATGATTTTCCGTTCTACAACGAATTGCAATCGCCTCTTAATTTGAAGAATAGCCTTATTATTCTCATTGCTATTGCGGTTGGTTTCGCACTATTTATTTTTGGTGTTGGAGGCCCTGTACAACCCTTTATGAATGTGATTTTCCCCTTAGCAGCCCTGATTTTTGTTGCGCGAAGCGGATGGACATCTATATTCAGAAAATTAGTTGCTAAAGATATTATATTAATTATTGGAACGTACATTGTGAACCTTATTGTGACATTTTCTGTTGGCATACTTATTTCGAAATTGTTTTCTGTGAGCAGTAATCCTGCAACCGAAGGATTCAATGGTAATTTTGCCGATGCCATTCCATTCTTTTTGCAAACGATCCCGATGCTGTTTGGTGAAGAGTTAATAACGATACTTCCATTCTTAATCGTTCTAACAGTTGGAGTTAAAAAACTTAAAATGAGCAGAAAGTCTGCGATAGTCTTAGCTTGCGTAGTATCAGCGATTTTATTTGGCGCATACCATTTGGAAACGTATAATTGGAACATTGTCCAAGCTATTCTTGGTATTGGTATTGCACGGATCGTATTACTATATCCATACCTTAAGACTAAAAATATATGGACTTCGTTTATAGTGCATGTAATGAATGACTGGACATTATTTGCTCTTGCATTCGTATCCTCTATGCACCACTAA